CGGCCGCTTCATCGACGGCGGCGAAGCCGCGCCGACCGCGCTCGAGTTGATGCGCTCGCGGTACAGCGCGTACGTGCTCGGCGCGACGGGCTACCTGCGCGCGACGTGGGCGGCGCGCACCTGCCCGCCCGATCTCGACACCGACCCCGAAGCGCCCGACGCGCCGCGCTGGCTCGGCCTCGCGGTGAAACGCCATGTACCGCTCGACGAACGGCACGCGGAGGTTGAGTTCGTGGCCCGCTACAAGGTTGGCGGACGCGCTTGCCGGCTCCACGAGACGAGCCGTTTCGAGCGCGACGAGCATGGTTTCTGGCGCTATGTCGACGGCGAAGTAAGTGAACGCTGACAAATAGTTGCTGTGTCAGACGCCGGGTAATTCCCGCATTGCACAACCCGAATTTGTCGGGCTACGATGACCCTCGAATTGGTCATGTTGCATGGCAGGGCTTACGAATGGCGTTCAGCAAGGTATTGGTGGGATGGATGGCGGCCTGTGCGCTGTCGGCCGCTCAGGCCGGTACGCTGCCGAACGCGAATACGGGTGCCGTCACGGCAAGCGGCTCGCTCGCCCACGCCGAGCGCTTCGATTACGGCGACTCGAACCTGCCGCAGGTCGCAGCCAACCTCAACGAGCAGATCCTCCGCATTCCGGCCGATGCTTCGGGCTCCGTCATGCTCGAGGCGACGCTCTTCAAGCCGGACGGCCCCGGTCCGTTCCCGCTCGTCGTCTTCAACCACGGCAAGAACACCGGCGATCTCCATCTGCAGCCGCGCAGCCGACCGCTCGCGTTCGCGCGCGAATTCGTGCGCCGCGGCTATGCGGTGATCGCGCCGAACCGCCAGGGCTTCGCAGGCTCGGGCGGCACGTACCAGCAGGAAGGCTGCGACGTCGGCAAGAACGGCCTCGCACAGGCGGCCGACGTCGATGCGACGGTTCGTTACATGTCGCGCCAGTCCTACGTCGATGCTTCGCACATCGTCGTCGCGGGCACGTCGCACGGCGGCCTCGTGTCGGTCGCGTATGGCACCGAAGCCGCACCGGGCGTGCGCGGCATCATCAACTTCTCCGGCGGGCTGCGCCAGGATCTGTGCGACGGCTGGCAGCGCAACCTCGTCGACGCGTTCGACCGGTACGGCGCGCACACGGCCGTGCGGTCGCTGTGGCTGTACGGCGACAACGATTCGGTGTGGACGCCCGGGCTCGTCGCGCAGATGCACGACGCGTACGTGTCGCACGGCACGCAGGCCCAGTTCATCGATTTCGGCCGCTACAAGGACGATGCGCACCGGCTGATCGTCGATCGCGACGGCGTGCCCGTGTGGTGGCCGGCCGTCAACGCATTCCTCGCTCAACTGAACCTGCCGACCTCGGTGCGCTATGCGGTCGCGAACCCGCACGAGCCGAAGGCGACCGGCTATGCGTCCATCGATGCAGTCAACGCGGTGCCGTATGTCGACGAAGCCGGCCGCGAAGGCTATCGCCGCTTCCTGAACCAGCATCCGAGCCGCGCATTCGCGGTGTCCTCGGAAGGCGCGTGGTCGTGGGCCGAAGGCGGCGACGACCCGATGGCGCTCGCGCTCGACAACTGCGCGAAGCAGGACGCGGGCGCGTGCCGGCTGTATGCGGTCAACGACCGCGTCGTGTGGAACGCGAACACGACGCAGACGGCCGACAACGGCGACGGCAACCCGCGCGATACCGATACGCGCGCGCTGGCTTCGCGCTGACACGCGGCGGCCCGCACGCCGCGCCGTTTTCTTCCGCTTCCTCCGCTTCCTTTCCTCCGCTGCTCTCCCGTTCGCGACCGCGCCGCGCGCCGTCGCATGCCGTTCCGACAGCCCGTTCCCGTACCGGATTCCGCCTACCATTCGGCCGCAGCCTCTCGCGCCTGGCATCGCTCCGCTTCACCGCACCCTGCTTCGATCCCCGATTTTTCGCGATCGCGCCGCGTCTCGGCCCGCGATTTTTTTCTGTCGGAGGGGCTCACTCGAACGTCGTCATCTGCGGCGATTTCCGCGCATCCGGCGCGTACCGTTCCGAGCCCCCATTAACTGCGCCGAACTCCCGCCCGGCAAGGCTTTGCGGTGTTTGTAACCGCTAGTGCAACGTGCCGCGGAACGCGCTAATCTCAGCGCGTTTTTGTATCCGCTGCGCGGCATCCCGCCGATGCCCGCCGCCGTTTTACCCCCCGGAGTTGCCTTGAGTACGCCAGCCACCGACGACTGGGTCGCGCGCAGCCTGCGCGCGGTCTGGCATCCCTGCACCCAGATGAAGCATCACGAGCGCCTGCCGCTCGTCCCCGTCGCGCGCGGCGCAGGCGTATGGCTGTACGACCGCGACGGCCGCCGCTACTTCGACGCGATCAGCTCGTGGTGGGTCAACCTGTTCGGCCATGCGAACCCGGACATCAACGCGGCGCTGAAGGACCAGCTCGACACGCTCGAGCACGCGATGCTCGCCGGCTGCACGCACGAGCCCGCGATCGAGCTCGCCGAGCGGCTGCACGCGCTCACCGCGCGCACGCTCGGCCATGCGTTCTTCGCGTCGGACGGCGCGTCGGCCGTCGAGATCGCGCTGAAGATGAGCTTCCACGCGTGGCGCAACCGCGGCCGCGCGGGCAAGCAGGAATTCGTCTGCGTCGCGAACAGCTATCACGGCGAGACGATCGGCGCGCTCGGCGTGACCGACGTCGCGCTGTTCAAGGACGCGTACGACCCGCTGATCCGCCATGCGCATGTGGTCGCGTCGCCCGACGCGCGCGGCGCGCTGCCGGGCGAGACGGCCGCCGATGTCGCGGGCCGCGCGCTCGCGGACGTGCGGCGCCTGTTCGTCGAACGCGGCGACCGGATCGCCGCGCTGATCGTCGAGCCGCTGGTGCAGTGCGCGGCCGGCATGGCGATGCACGATCCGTCGTACGTGCGCGGGCTGCGCGCGCTGTGCGACGAATTCGGCGTGCACCTGATCGCCGACGAGATCGCGGTCGGCTGCGGCCGCACGGGCACCTTCTTCGCGTGCGAGCAGGCCGGCATATGGCCCGATTTCCTGTGCCTGTCGAAAGGCATCAGCGGCGGCTACCTGCCGCTGTCGCTCGTGCTCACGCGCGACGACGTGTTCGCGGCGTTCTACGACGACGACACGACGCGCGGCTTCCTGCACTCGCATTCGTACACGGGCAACCCGCTCGCGTGCCGCGCGGCGGTCGCGACGCTCGACCTGTTCGCACGCGACGACGTGCTCGCGGAAAACGCCCGCAAGTCGGCAACGATGCGCACCGCGCTCGCGCCGCTCGACGCGCACCCGCAGGTGCGCCACCTGCGCGAGCGCGGCACGCTGTTCGCATTCGACGTCACGCTCGACGGCGAGGCGGCGCGCGGCTTCTCGCGGCGCTTCTTCGAACGCGCGCTGGAACGCGAGCTGCTGCTGCGCCCGATCGGCACGACGGTGTACCTGATGCCGCCGTACGTGATGAACGACGACGACATCGCGTGGCTCGCGCAGCGCACGCGCGACACGCTTGACGCCACGCTCGCGGAGATCGCGCAATGACGATGAAACAGCCCCCACGCTCACCTCGTTCGCTGCCTCCCGAGGGGGCGGCTGCCGTCCCTTGCGGCGACCCGGCGGGCGGCAGCATACCCCTGCTCGACACCCTGCAGCGCGGCCTCGCCGATCTCGACGCGCAAGGGCTGCGCCGCGTGCGCCGCATTGCCGACACCGCGTGCGACGCGCGCATGACCGTCAACGGCCGCGAGATCGTCGGCTTCGCGAGCAACGACTACCTCGGCCTCGCCGCGCATCCGGCGCTCGTCGCCGCGTTCGGCGAAGGCGCGCGGCGCTACGGCTCCGGCAGCGGCGGCTCGCACCTGCTCGGCGGCCATTCGCGCGCGCACGCGACGCTCGAGGACGAACTCGCGGGCTTCGCCGGCGGCTTCTGCGACGCGCCGCGCGCGCTGTACTTCAGCACCGGCTACATGGCGAACCTCGCGGCAATGACGGCCCTCACCGGCAAAGGCGCGACGATCTTCTCCGACGCGCTGAACCACGCATCGCTGATCGACGGCATGCGGCTGTCGCGCGCGAACGTGCAGGTGTATCCGCATGCGGACACGGCCGCGCTCGCTGCACTGCTCGAAGCATCGGATGCCGAAACGAAGCTGATCGTCAGCGACACCGTGTTCAGCATGGACGGCGACCTCGCGCCGCTCGCCGAACTCGTCGTGCTGGCCGAACGCCACGGCGCGTGGCTGGTCGTCGACGATGCGCATGGCTTCGGCGTGCTCGGCCCGCAGGGCCGCGGCGCGCTCGCGGCCGCCGCGCTGCGCTCGCCGCATCTCGTGTATGTCGGCACGCTCGGCAAGGCGGCCGGTGTCGCGGGCGCGTTCGTGATCGCGCACGAGACGGTGATCGAATGGCTGATCCAGCGCGCGCGCAGCTATATCTTCACGACGGCCGCGCCGCCGGCCGTCGCGCATGCGGTATCGGCCAGCCTGAAGGTGATCGCGGGCGACGAAGGCGACGCGCGACGCGCGCACCTCGCCGCGCTGATCGAGCGCACGCGCGCGCTGCTGCGCAACACGCGCTGGCAGCCGGTCGATTCGCACACGGCCGTGCAGCCGCTCGTGATCGGCAGTAACGACGCGACGCTCGCGGCGATGCGCGCGCTCGACGCGCACGGCCTGTGGGTGCCCGCGATCCGGCCGCCGACGGTGCCGGCCGGCACGTCGCGGCTGCGCGTGTCGCTGTCGGCCGCGCATTCGTTCGACG
The nucleotide sequence above comes from Burkholderia pyrrocinia. Encoded proteins:
- a CDS encoding YchJ family protein, translated to MILNRPDACPCGGASPAPAGKAPAPRYAACCGRFIDGGEAAPTALELMRSRYSAYVLGATGYLRATWAARTCPPDLDTDPEAPDAPRWLGLAVKRHVPLDERHAEVEFVARYKVGGRACRLHETSRFERDEHGFWRYVDGEVSER
- the bioA gene encoding adenosylmethionine--8-amino-7-oxononanoate transaminase; its protein translation is MSTPATDDWVARSLRAVWHPCTQMKHHERLPLVPVARGAGVWLYDRDGRRYFDAISSWWVNLFGHANPDINAALKDQLDTLEHAMLAGCTHEPAIELAERLHALTARTLGHAFFASDGASAVEIALKMSFHAWRNRGRAGKQEFVCVANSYHGETIGALGVTDVALFKDAYDPLIRHAHVVASPDARGALPGETAADVAGRALADVRRLFVERGDRIAALIVEPLVQCAAGMAMHDPSYVRGLRALCDEFGVHLIADEIAVGCGRTGTFFACEQAGIWPDFLCLSKGISGGYLPLSLVLTRDDVFAAFYDDDTTRGFLHSHSYTGNPLACRAAVATLDLFARDDVLAENARKSATMRTALAPLDAHPQVRHLRERGTLFAFDVTLDGEAARGFSRRFFERALERELLLRPIGTTVYLMPPYVMNDDDIAWLAQRTRDTLDATLAEIAQ
- the bioF gene encoding 8-amino-7-oxononanoate synthase, with product MPLLDTLQRGLADLDAQGLRRVRRIADTACDARMTVNGREIVGFASNDYLGLAAHPALVAAFGEGARRYGSGSGGSHLLGGHSRAHATLEDELAGFAGGFCDAPRALYFSTGYMANLAAMTALTGKGATIFSDALNHASLIDGMRLSRANVQVYPHADTAALAALLEASDAETKLIVSDTVFSMDGDLAPLAELVVLAERHGAWLVVDDAHGFGVLGPQGRGALAAAALRSPHLVYVGTLGKAAGVAGAFVIAHETVIEWLIQRARSYIFTTAAPPAVAHAVSASLKVIAGDEGDARRAHLAALIERTRALLRNTRWQPVDSHTAVQPLVIGSNDATLAAMRALDAHGLWVPAIRPPTVPAGTSRLRVSLSAAHSFDDLARLEAALIEASENAA
- a CDS encoding dienelactone hydrolase family protein; this encodes MAFSKVLVGWMAACALSAAQAGTLPNANTGAVTASGSLAHAERFDYGDSNLPQVAANLNEQILRIPADASGSVMLEATLFKPDGPGPFPLVVFNHGKNTGDLHLQPRSRPLAFAREFVRRGYAVIAPNRQGFAGSGGTYQQEGCDVGKNGLAQAADVDATVRYMSRQSYVDASHIVVAGTSHGGLVSVAYGTEAAPGVRGIINFSGGLRQDLCDGWQRNLVDAFDRYGAHTAVRSLWLYGDNDSVWTPGLVAQMHDAYVSHGTQAQFIDFGRYKDDAHRLIVDRDGVPVWWPAVNAFLAQLNLPTSVRYAVANPHEPKATGYASIDAVNAVPYVDEAGREGYRRFLNQHPSRAFAVSSEGAWSWAEGGDDPMALALDNCAKQDAGACRLYAVNDRVVWNANTTQTADNGDGNPRDTDTRALASR